From a single Porites lutea chromosome 10, jaPorLute2.1, whole genome shotgun sequence genomic region:
- the LOC140950819 gene encoding A disintegrin and metalloproteinase with thrombospondin motifs 6-like — MTKREIKHFFGVEDHDKVPEYDVASPYLSNNQGDFVSYSLHPSPARSKRDADLYAENSYYKLDTFGTKLHLRLRRNEHLLAPDLKLVRQNGDGTTTSHRAPPNTFYLGHVVSDPLSTVALSNDGGLTGLVKTSRDTLFLHPLPPHLAKHVTSSKDATPHLVYRRSFEDSDAWCNIKSDEADIHSKRSLETEDSLPVRASTPVYKTLKVALLYPSPLRVKYSSGSLYSSLGGVENYLLVVANMVAGMFQDPSFGKIKITYVVTNLTEIVPAQYSFSLSNSSYWKLKRLADKIKEDNKASRVPYDVFSYVSNHIEGIGLAVFNQICRGPTGNLNHDKGLQTALHIAHETGHNLGLGHDGGYCEGHIMNAVIPGGEHASEWSECSRKVIQPFLSNSKRSHCLDDGPTVDGPSLPPQFRNKLPGQIVDGDAQCEAHYEKGWKRFETHQCAHLKCIKGSTILSKLVVVADGTKCGPNEVCPDTVTARNFRQNACSNRTDGFDNYYLRSPCQMWCRKGWSLAKPIGQMPDGTICRQTEAYSAICVQGSCRIVGCDNQVDSKRRFDRCGVCGGVASTCTKVSEEYTDIPATSGKHIIQSLYDLSFISLPVGLPAAFCNDSVGSKEHVHIAILAKSVETCFSTTYNYRFESYLPLSMLLFPGVQDAFGTYLVGGHLGNNQVKEFSGSKIQYFHKPRGKDIIHITGPTNATLRVMYIRKGDKSINSGVKYTLIISSLLAAGMPQPGMPQPGLPVEFDWINENWSGCSKSCASGIRTRTRWCVVKDDQSPVDASACGGPPEETEPCNTQPCPAKWVMKWTPCSKTCGKGKQVHSTTCLQRVNETSLRENDTCKDPKPNPPPVLVRFCNEYPCPPHWIVGNWSKCPLKCGVATIQRSVSCSRVDEAGNWTVIADVFCRYLDKPVSKAKCNEDDPCGPRPPTCPANHLCSNGGQCHPDPAGYQCVCDRGFTGVECEIKLHPCESNPCLNGGRCSPGVIHHYDYICKCKEHFMGKNCESAVTACMANPCLNGGKCTDNGAHDKYTCICTDGYSGKQCQVSRFYEIGCFANKNKVINELKPQGSQSQSNEPAVLKCAKLAQDKNYHFFAVGHSGTCYSGPYPGRRYFKYGSILYCKKGNKKGFFVYSFAPPPPPLEKTPRETAYPAKPRNGSTPISICQRMTLCAVTKTEPVGDDLQSTALRSTNDDDDSDDDNDDNDDDDDK; from the exons ATgactaaaagagaaattaaacatttttttggtgTAGAAGATCATGATAAAG TTCCTGAATATGATGTCGCCAGTCCTTACCTGTCCAATAATCAGGGAGACTTCGTGTCTTATTCCCTACATCCTAGCCCGGCCAGGAGTAAACGAGACGCTGATCTTTATGCCGAGAATTCCTATTATAAGTTGGATACATTTGGCACAAAACTTCATTTGAGATTAAGACGAAACGAACACTTGTTGGCTCCAGATCTGAAGCTAGTGAGACAAAACGGTGACGGCACAACAACTTCGCATCGAGCACCGCCAAATACTTTTTATCTGGGACATGTTGTTTCAGATCCACTCTCCACAGTCGCACTTAGCAACGATGGAGGTCTG ACTGGCTTAGTGAAAACATCACGTGATACGCTGTTTCTGCACCCTCTTCCTCCACATTTGGCTAAGCACGTGACGAGCAGTAAAGATGCCACGCCCCACCTTGTATATCGAAGGTCTTTCGAAGACAGCGATGCCTGGTGTAACATAAAGAGTG ATGAAGCAGATATCCATTCAAAGAGATCCTTGGAAACTGAAGACTCTTTGCCCGTGAGAGCAAGTACCCCAGTATACAAGACTCTAAAAGTGGCGTTACTGTACCCTTCACCTCTTAGGGTGAAATACTCTAGTGGGTCCTTATACAGTTCTCTGGGAGGTGTTGAAAATTACCTGTTAGTTGTTGCTAATATG GTGGCTGGCATGTTTCAAGACCCCTcgtttggaaaaataaaaatcacctATGTGGTTACCAACCTTACCGAGATAGTTCCCGCGCAG TATAGTTTCAGCTTGAGTAATTCTTCGTATTGGAAGCTGAAGAGACTAGCGGACAAAATTAAAGAAGACAATAAAGCATCCAGAGTACCCTACGATGTCTTTAGTTACGTGTCAAA TCATATTGAGGGTATAG GTCTCGCCGTTTTTAATCAGATCTGTAGAGGGCCCACTGGAAATTTAAATCATGACAAGGGTCTTCAAACGGCACTCCACATTGCCCATGAAACAGGACACAA cttGGGGCTTGGTCATGATGGTGGTTACTGTGAAGGACACATCATGAACGCTGTTATTCCTGGAGGAGAACACGCATCAGAGTGGTCCGAATGCTCTAGGAAGGTTATTCAACCATTCCTCTCTAACAG TAAAAGGTCACATTGTCTCGATGATGGACCAACGGTGGATGGTCCGTCCCTTCCTCCTCAGTTTCGCAATAAACTTCCTGGTCAAATAGTTGATGGTGACGCACAGTGTGAAGCACATTATGAGAAAGGCTGGAAAAGATTTGAAACG CATCAGTGCGCGCATTTAAAATGCATCAAAGGTTCTACCATATTAAGCAAATTAGTCGTAGTCGCTGATGGGACGAAATGTGGACCTAACGAG GTATGTCCAGATACTGTTACAGCCCGCAATTTTAGGCAGAATGCTTGTAGCAATCGAACAGATGGTTTTGACAATTATTACCTGCGTAGCC CTTGCCAAATGTGGTGCCGAAAGGGTTGGTCTCTTGCTAAGCCGATTGGTCAAATGCCGGATGGAACCATTTGTCGACAAACTGAGGCGTATTCCGCTATCTGTGTACAAGGATCTTGCAGA ATTGTTGGTTGTGATAACCAAGTGGACAGTAAAAGACGTTTTGATCGTTGCGGTGTATGTGGAGGTGTTGCGAGTACCTGCACAAAGGTATCCGAGGAATACACCGATATCCCGGCAACAAGTGGTAAGCATATAATTCAGTCGTTGTATGACTTGAG CTTTATATCCTTGCCTGTGGGGCTCCCTGCGGCGTTCTGCAACGACAGCGTCGGCTCTAAGGAACACGTGCACATAGCAATTTTAGCAAAGTCCGTGGAAACCTGTTTTTCGACAACCTATAATTACCGATTCGAAAGTTACTTACCGTTGTCGATGTTGTTGTTTCCAGGTGTACAGGATGCCTTTGGAACATATTTGGTTGGCGGGCATTTGGGCAATAATCAGGTCAAAGAGTTCTCTGGCTCAAAGATACAATACTTCCACAAACCCAGGGGCAAGGACATCATTCACATAACGGGACCAACAAACGCCACGTTAAGGGTAATG TACATAAGAAAAGGTGATAAGTCTATTAATTCAGGAGTGAAATACACCCTTATCATATCCTCTCTGCTGGCGGCTGGAATGCCTCAGCCTGGAATGCCCCAGCCTGGGTTGCCTGTTGAGTTTGATTGGATTAATGAGAATTGGTCAGGCTGCTCCAAATCTTGTGCATCAG gaATCAGAACACGAACCCGATGGTGCGTTGTTAAAGATGACCAAAGTCCGGTTGATGCATCTGCATGTGGGGGACCCCCTGAAGAAACTGAACCATGCAATACTCAACCTTGTCCAGCAAA GTGGGTGATGAAGTGGACACCGTGTTCAAAAACCTGTGGCAAAGGCAAGCAAGTGCATAGCACAACGTGCCTTCAACGAGTTAACGAAACTTCACTAAGAGAAAATGACACATGTAAAGATCCAAAACCCAACCCACCCCCCGTCCTTGTTCGGTTCTGCAATGAATACCCATGCCCTCCGCATTGGATTGTGGGAAACTGGTCAAAG TGTCCTCTGAAGTGCGGAGTTGCGACGATACAGCGAAGTGTGTCTTGCTCTCGAGTCGATGAAGCTGGGAATTGGACTGTCATAGCGGATGTATTTTGTCGGTACCTTGATAAACCTGTTTCAAAAGCTAAGTGCAATGAGGATGATCCTTGCGGAC CAAGACCGCCTACTTGCCCAGCAAACCATTTGTGTTCTAATGGAGGCCAGTGTCATCCAGATCCTGCAGGATATCAGTGTGTCTGTGACAGAGGATTTACAGGCGTAGAATGTGAGA TAAAACTACATCCTTGCGAAAGTAATCCATGTTTGAACGGAGGCCGCTGTTCGCCAGGTGTTATTCACCATTACGACTACATTTGCAAGTGTAAAGAACATTTTATGGGAAAAAACTGCGAGA GTGCAGTGACTGCTTGTATGGCAAACCCATGTTTAAATGGCGGCAAATGCACTGATAACGGTGCGCATGACAAATACACTTGCATATGCACAGATGGGTACTCAGGAAAACAGTGCcaag taTCCCGTTTTTATGAGATTGGATGTTTTGCTAACAAGAACAAGGttataaatgaattaaaaccaCAAGGGTCACAAAGTCAGAGCAATGAGCCCGCTGTTTTAAAGTGTGCTAAGCTTGCCCAAgacaaaaattatcatttttttgccGTGGGACATAGTGGAACATGTTACTCCGGCCCATATCCTGGTCGGCGGTACTTTAAATATGGTTCCATATTATATTGCAagaaaggaaacaagaaaggcTTTTTCGTTTACTCGTTTG ctcccccaccccctccactGGAGAAGACCCCCAGGGAGACCGCATATCCAGCCAAGCCCAGAAATGGATCAACCCCAATAAGCATTTGTCAGAGGATGACATTGTGTGCAGTGACCAAGACCGAGCCAGTTGGAGACGACTTACAGTCAACTGCTCTACGGTCGACCAATGATGACGACGACAGCGACGACgacaatgatgataatgatgatgatgatgataaatga